The Xanthomonas indica sequence GGCGTTCGTCTGGATCACCGGCGCCGCCGGCAGTGCCGGCTGGGCGCCGCTGGCCTGGCTGCAGCCGACCGGCGACGGCCATGCCGTGGCGCTGCGCGATTACGACGCGCGCGAACTCGATGCCGCGCAGGGCGACACCGTCGTCCTGCATCACGAATACGGCGACTGGTGGTGGGCCGAGCGCGCCGACGGCACGCAGGGCTGGCTGCCGGCACGCGACCTGGAACTGCTGGAAGAGACCACATGAGCCAAACCAAGAACTTCAATCTGCCCGACCTGGGCGAAGGCCTGCCCGACGCCACCATCGTCGAATGGTTCGTCAAGGAAGGCGACACCATCCGGTTGGACGAGCCGCTGGTGTCGATGGAAACCGCCAAGGCGGTGGTCGAAGTGCCCTCGCCGGTCTCCGGCAAGGTGCTGAAGCTGGCCGGCGCGCCGGGCGACATCGTCGTCACCGGCAGCATGCTGGCGCAGTTCGCGCCCGACCCGAACCTGCCGCAGCGCGCCGAAGGCCAGGATACCGGCCATCACCACGGCGGCGCGGCGCCGGCCGCTTCCAGCAAGGGCGCCGGCGCGGACACCGCCGCGGCCGACGACCGCGTGGTGGCCTCCGACGACGGCGGCGAGCTGCACGACGCCGACAACGCGCAGGCGGCCGGCGAGCGTGACGATGCCGGCACCGTGGTCGGTGCGATGCAGAGCTCCAACACCGTGCACAGCGAGCAAGCCGTGTCGGTCGGCGGCGTACGCGCGATGCCGGCGGTACGCGCCCTGGCCAAGAAGCTGGGCGTGGACCTGGGCCGCGTGCGCGCCAGCGGCGCCGACGGCGCGGTCACCCTGGCCGACGTGAAGCAGGCCGCGGCGGATGGCTCGGCGAAGGCGGGTGCGACTGCAGGGGCGGCTGTCGCCGCGACCACACGGCGTCATGCCGTCGCGGCTGAAGCCGCTCCTACGAGCCACACGCCACCCGCAGCGCCCGCGCGCACCCCGCTCTCCGCCGCCGGCAAGCCGATGCGCACGCAGCCGCCGGGCGTGGCCGTGCAGGGCCAGCCCGAGCCGCTGAAGGGCGTGCGCCGCAAC is a genomic window containing:
- a CDS encoding SH3 domain-containing protein; protein product: MQARLISDYRAAYPHPIRIAAGERVALGVRDEEWPAFVWITGAAGSAGWAPLAWLQPTGDGHAVALRDYDARELDAAQGDTVVLHHEYGDWWWAERADGTQGWLPARDLELLEETT
- a CDS encoding dihydrolipoamide acetyltransferase family protein: MSQTKNFNLPDLGEGLPDATIVEWFVKEGDTIRLDEPLVSMETAKAVVEVPSPVSGKVLKLAGAPGDIVVTGSMLAQFAPDPNLPQRAEGQDTGHHHGGAAPAASSKGAGADTAAADDRVVASDDGGELHDADNAQAAGERDDAGTVVGAMQSSNTVHSEQAVSVGGVRAMPAVRALAKKLGVDLGRVRASGADGAVTLADVKQAAADGSAKAGATAGAAVAATTRRHAVAAEAAPTSHTPPAAPARTPLSAAGKPMRTQPPGVAVQGQPEPLKGVRRNMARVMAEAQRQVVLTTLNDDADLHAWTPGNDTTGRLVRAIVAACQAVPALNAWFDGEALTRTLHAHVDIGIAVDTDDGLFVPALRNADMLDARGVREGINRLRQQVEARSIPASELSGYTISLSNFGMFAGRYATPIVVPPCVAIVAAGRARHQLVPVMGGVETHKILPLSLSFDHRACTGGEAARFLRAMIDDLALPG